In one window of Spartinivicinus marinus DNA:
- the hisC gene encoding histidinol-phosphate transaminase: MVCDVEVLTRAGVRTIHPYQPGKPIDELARELGLEPANIIKLASNENPLGPSPKVLTAIESAATELSRYPDGNGFVLKRALAEKYGIQQEQITLGNGSNDVLELIARAFAGPGDEVIFSEYAFVVYPHATKAVEATPVVVPAVNWGHDLTAMANAVTKKTKLIFVANPNNPTGTWFSKEALKAFLDKVPSQVIVVLDEAYIEYVDDPNFPNGLDYLSLYPNLVVTRTFSKAYGLAGLRVGYGLSSPAVANILNRLRQAFNVNSLALVAAAAALADHQYLVDSIAINQQGMAQLEAGFAELGLSYISSKGNFVAVEVGAQSQVIYQQLLAEGVIVRPVANYQMPNHLRVSIGLPEENQRLLTVLKQVIAV; encoded by the coding sequence ATGGTATGTGATGTAGAAGTGTTAACCAGAGCAGGGGTGCGTACGATTCACCCCTACCAGCCAGGTAAACCTATTGATGAATTGGCTCGTGAGCTTGGCTTGGAGCCTGCCAATATTATTAAATTGGCCAGTAATGAGAACCCACTAGGTCCGTCGCCAAAAGTATTAACTGCAATTGAGTCTGCCGCTACTGAGCTTAGCCGTTACCCAGATGGTAATGGCTTTGTTTTAAAGCGTGCTCTTGCTGAAAAATATGGTATTCAACAAGAGCAAATTACGTTGGGTAATGGTTCTAATGATGTGTTGGAGCTTATTGCTCGGGCATTTGCAGGACCAGGTGATGAGGTAATTTTTTCTGAGTATGCTTTTGTGGTTTATCCTCATGCTACCAAAGCAGTAGAGGCTACGCCTGTAGTTGTTCCTGCTGTAAACTGGGGGCATGACTTAACCGCTATGGCTAATGCCGTGACGAAAAAAACCAAGCTGATTTTTGTTGCCAATCCTAATAACCCAACGGGCACTTGGTTTAGTAAAGAAGCGCTTAAGGCTTTTTTAGACAAGGTTCCTAGCCAAGTAATTGTTGTGCTGGACGAAGCCTACATAGAGTATGTTGACGACCCTAACTTCCCAAATGGATTGGACTACTTAAGCCTATACCCTAATTTGGTGGTTACCCGTACTTTCTCTAAAGCCTATGGTTTAGCTGGTCTAAGAGTGGGCTATGGTCTTTCATCACCGGCAGTTGCTAACATTTTAAACCGTCTTCGTCAGGCATTTAATGTAAACAGCCTGGCGCTTGTCGCAGCCGCAGCTGCATTAGCAGACCACCAGTATTTAGTCGACTCGATTGCTATTAATCAGCAGGGTATGGCGCAATTAGAGGCAGGTTTTGCTGAGCTGGGTTTAAGCTATATTTCATCAAAAGGTAATTTTGTTGCGGTGGAAGTGGGAGCACAAAGCCAGGTTATTTATCAACAGCTGTTGGCTGAGGGAGTTATCGTACGCCCAGTAGCGAATTATCAGATGCCAAATCATTTGAGAGTGAGTATTGGATTACCTGAGGAAAACCAGCGGCTGTTAACGGTGCTTAAACAGGTGATTGCTGTCTGA
- the mtnA gene encoding S-methyl-5-thioribose-1-phosphate isomerase codes for MYEVIKWCGDHLQLLDQRKLPVQQQYFLCYQVADVIDAIKLMVVRGAPAIGITAAYGAVLAAKQHDTAELLNTLDSLAQARPTAVNLHWAVKRMKKRVIHHQEGQLDECLLAEANEIFQQEIVANQQMAAYGAELIAQSNAPCNILTHCNTGRLATGGSGTALGVICRAYQQGLISQLFVDETRPWLQGSRLTCWELQQADIPFQLNVDGAAAHLIKTEKVSWVIVGADRITANGDVANKIGTYSLAVLARYHQAKLMVVAPLSTCDLSMASGSDIPLEHREATELCYLAERQLAPDNVAVNNPVFDITPAELVDFIVTERGIVANPTAEKLKNLFEACAV; via the coding sequence GTGTACGAAGTCATTAAGTGGTGTGGAGACCATTTACAACTATTGGATCAGCGTAAACTGCCTGTCCAGCAACAATATTTTTTATGCTATCAGGTAGCGGATGTCATTGATGCTATTAAGCTAATGGTCGTCAGAGGAGCACCTGCTATTGGGATTACCGCAGCGTATGGGGCAGTGCTAGCTGCCAAACAACATGATACAGCTGAATTATTAAACACTTTAGACTCACTGGCTCAAGCCCGGCCAACTGCTGTTAATTTGCATTGGGCCGTTAAGCGAATGAAAAAGCGGGTTATTCATCACCAGGAAGGTCAATTAGATGAGTGTTTGTTAGCAGAGGCAAACGAGATTTTTCAGCAGGAAATCGTGGCTAACCAGCAAATGGCTGCCTATGGCGCTGAATTAATAGCCCAGTCTAATGCACCTTGTAATATCCTGACTCATTGTAATACTGGTCGGCTGGCTACAGGAGGAAGTGGTACAGCATTAGGGGTGATTTGTCGTGCTTATCAGCAAGGGCTGATTAGTCAACTGTTTGTGGATGAAACTCGCCCTTGGCTGCAAGGTTCTCGGCTCACTTGTTGGGAGTTGCAGCAGGCAGACATTCCTTTCCAGCTTAATGTTGATGGTGCGGCTGCACATCTAATCAAAACTGAAAAGGTAAGCTGGGTAATAGTGGGAGCTGATCGGATAACGGCCAATGGGGATGTGGCTAATAAAATTGGTACCTACAGTTTAGCTGTGTTGGCTCGTTATCATCAGGCTAAGTTGATGGTGGTTGCTCCACTGTCAACGTGTGACTTATCCATGGCGAGTGGTAGTGATATTCCATTGGAACATCGGGAAGCAACTGAGTTATGTTATTTAGCTGAACGGCAGTTGGCGCCTGATAACGTGGCTGTCAATAACCCAGTTTTTGATATTACCCCAGCTGAATTGGTGGACTTTATTGTGACTGAACGAGGTATTGTAGCTAATCCGACAGCGGAAAAATTGAAAAATCTGTTTGAGGCGTGTGCTGTTTAA
- the serC gene encoding 3-phosphoserine/phosphohydroxythreonine transaminase — translation MSRAFNFCSGPASMPEAVLAQAQQELLDWQGRGVSVMEVSHRSPEFVTVVEEAEQDLRDLMAIPDEYAVLFMQGGATAQFATIPMNLLGSKQQMDYVDTGVWSQKASKEAARYGEVNIVASAKENNYSKIPEMAEWRLNPQAAYLHYTPNETINGVEFAWVPETGEVPLVADMSSSILSRPIDVSQFGLIYAGAQKNIGPAGLVVIIVKKSLFGNALPITPSIMNYEQVAKQQSMLNTPPSFAIYLAGLVFKWLKQQGGVAAMEALNQRKAEKLYQFIDQSSFYQNPVDVSCRSWMNIPFTLADDKLDKQFLVEAEANQLLNLKGHRLVGGMRASLYNAIPEQAVDALIEYMKDFEQRCG, via the coding sequence ATGAGCCGTGCTTTTAATTTTTGCTCAGGTCCAGCCTCGATGCCTGAGGCAGTTTTGGCGCAGGCACAACAGGAGTTGTTGGATTGGCAGGGAAGGGGGGTTTCAGTGATGGAGGTGAGTCATCGCAGCCCTGAATTTGTTACTGTGGTCGAAGAAGCTGAGCAAGACTTGCGTGATTTAATGGCAATACCTGATGAGTATGCGGTTTTATTCATGCAAGGTGGAGCAACAGCTCAGTTTGCGACAATTCCAATGAATCTGCTGGGTAGTAAGCAGCAAATGGATTATGTAGATACTGGTGTTTGGTCGCAAAAAGCGAGTAAAGAGGCTGCTCGTTATGGGGAAGTAAATATTGTTGCTTCTGCTAAAGAAAATAACTACAGCAAAATTCCTGAAATGGCTGAGTGGCGACTTAACCCACAAGCAGCTTACCTCCACTATACCCCTAATGAGACGATTAATGGGGTTGAATTTGCCTGGGTACCGGAAACAGGTGAAGTACCTTTAGTGGCGGATATGTCATCCTCTATTCTTTCTCGACCCATTGATGTTAGTCAGTTTGGTTTAATTTATGCTGGAGCACAGAAAAATATTGGGCCTGCGGGTTTGGTAGTGATTATTGTAAAAAAATCCCTATTTGGTAATGCATTGCCTATTACACCTTCGATAATGAATTATGAGCAAGTGGCCAAGCAACAGTCTATGTTAAATACGCCGCCGAGTTTTGCAATTTATTTAGCGGGATTGGTATTTAAATGGCTGAAGCAGCAAGGGGGAGTGGCTGCAATGGAAGCACTTAATCAGCGTAAAGCAGAAAAGCTTTATCAATTTATTGATCAAAGCAGCTTTTATCAGAACCCAGTAGACGTCAGCTGCCGCTCTTGGATGAATATTCCATTTACCCTGGCTGATGATAAGCTGGATAAGCAGTTTTTAGTCGAAGCAGAAGCAAACCAGTTATTAAACTTAAAAGGCCACCGGTTGGTAGGCGGAATGCGCGCTAGCCTTTATAATGCAATTCCTGAGCAGGCTGTTGATGCCCTCATTGAGTACATGAAAGACTTTGAGCAACGTTGTGGTTAA
- the gyrA gene encoding DNA gyrase subunit A: protein MGEIAKEVLPVNIEDELKQSYLDYAMSVIVGRALPDVRDGLKPVHRRVLFAMSELSNDWNKPYKKSARVVGDVIGKYHPHGDSAVYDTIVRLAQPFSMRYTLVDGQGNFGSVDGDSAAAMRYTEIRMEKISHDIMADLEKETVDFVPNYDGSEQIPVVMPTRIPNLLVNGSSGIAVGMATNIPPHNLNEVVNACLALIENPELDIDGLMEYVPGPDFPTAATINGRAGILQAYRTGRGRIYVRAKADIEVDEKKNKQTIIITEIPYQLNKARLIERIAELVKEKKIEGITEIRDESDKDGMRVVIELRRGEVGEVVLNNLYAQTQLESVFGINMVALVDGQPKLLNLKEILEAFVRHRREVVTRRTVYELRKARERGHILEGQAVALSNIDPVIQLIKESPTPAEAKQKLINTPWQAGLVLSMLDKAGADSCRPDELPAQYGLRDNHYYLSPVQAQAILDLRLHKLTGLEHDKLLEEYKQLLDKIAELGLILASPERLLEVIREELDVIKESYGDERRTVITSSRQDLTVEDLITEEDMVVTISHGGYAKTTPLDTYQAQRRGGRGKSASGVKDEDFIEHLLVANTHTQILCFSTRGKVYWLKVYEIPQATRTSRGRPVNNILPLGEDERISTILPVEEYNDGHFVFMATSKGTVKKTPLEQFSRPRSSGLIAVDLDDDDHLVAAAITDGERDAMLFSSAGKAIRFKEADVRAMGRTARGVRGIKLQEGQQVISLIIPGETGQVLTASENGYGKRTRLEDFPVYGRGGQGVIAMQSNERNGPLVGATLVDDGDEMMLISDQGTLVRTRVDEISILSRNTQGVRLIKLAGDEHLVGIERVAEPGEVPEDDEADDNVMDTEATDEAAGPEDDLPADE, encoded by the coding sequence ATGGGTGAAATTGCCAAAGAAGTCCTTCCAGTCAATATCGAAGATGAACTGAAGCAGTCCTATTTGGATTATGCGATGAGTGTAATTGTGGGGCGTGCCTTACCAGATGTTCGGGATGGCTTGAAGCCGGTTCATCGCCGTGTGTTATTTGCCATGAGCGAGCTAAGCAATGACTGGAACAAACCGTATAAAAAATCTGCTCGGGTGGTGGGTGATGTCATTGGTAAATACCACCCTCATGGTGACTCTGCTGTATACGACACTATTGTCCGGTTAGCGCAACCTTTTTCAATGCGTTATACCTTGGTCGATGGGCAAGGGAACTTTGGTTCCGTTGATGGTGACTCGGCAGCAGCCATGCGTTATACCGAAATTCGCATGGAAAAGATTTCCCATGACATCATGGCGGATCTTGAAAAAGAAACCGTTGACTTTGTGCCAAACTATGACGGCTCTGAGCAGATTCCAGTCGTGATGCCTACTCGGATTCCTAATCTATTAGTTAATGGTTCGTCAGGTATCGCTGTAGGCATGGCGACCAATATTCCACCCCATAACCTCAATGAAGTGGTTAATGCCTGCTTAGCATTGATAGAAAATCCAGAGTTAGATATTGATGGTTTAATGGAGTATGTTCCTGGCCCAGACTTCCCTACGGCAGCAACCATTAATGGCCGTGCAGGTATTTTACAGGCTTACCGCACTGGTCGGGGCCGAATTTATGTACGGGCTAAAGCTGATATTGAAGTTGATGAAAAGAAAAATAAACAAACCATTATCATCACTGAAATTCCTTACCAATTAAATAAAGCTCGACTGATTGAGCGTATAGCCGAGTTAGTTAAAGAGAAAAAAATTGAAGGCATCACCGAAATTCGTGACGAGTCGGATAAAGACGGTATGCGAGTCGTTATTGAGCTGCGTCGTGGTGAGGTAGGTGAAGTTGTCTTAAATAATCTGTATGCCCAAACCCAGCTTGAGTCTGTATTTGGGATAAATATGGTAGCACTGGTTGATGGCCAGCCTAAGCTACTAAACCTGAAAGAAATTTTAGAAGCCTTTGTTCGTCATCGCCGTGAAGTTGTCACTCGTCGTACAGTTTATGAACTGCGTAAAGCCAGAGAGCGTGGTCATATTTTAGAGGGGCAAGCAGTTGCATTATCTAACATTGACCCTGTTATTCAGTTAATAAAAGAATCACCCACACCAGCAGAGGCTAAACAAAAGTTAATTAATACCCCTTGGCAAGCAGGTTTAGTCCTGTCAATGCTGGATAAAGCAGGAGCAGACTCTTGTCGTCCTGATGAGCTACCCGCTCAATATGGTTTGCGTGATAACCATTATTACTTATCACCTGTTCAAGCCCAAGCCATTCTAGACCTTCGCTTGCACAAGTTGACGGGGCTTGAGCATGATAAACTGCTGGAAGAATACAAGCAGTTGCTGGATAAGATTGCTGAGCTTGGTTTGATTCTGGCTAGTCCTGAGCGCTTATTGGAAGTGATTCGTGAAGAGCTGGATGTGATCAAGGAAAGTTATGGTGATGAACGTCGGACTGTGATCACCAGTTCTCGTCAGGATTTAACCGTTGAGGATTTAATCACCGAAGAAGACATGGTGGTGACAATTTCTCATGGTGGCTACGCCAAAACGACACCACTGGATACTTACCAAGCTCAACGGAGAGGTGGGCGAGGCAAGTCAGCGAGTGGGGTTAAAGATGAAGATTTTATTGAGCACTTGTTAGTTGCTAACACCCATACCCAAATTTTGTGCTTCTCAACCAGAGGAAAGGTCTATTGGTTGAAAGTGTATGAAATTCCTCAAGCAACTCGTACTTCCCGTGGTCGTCCAGTCAATAATATTCTGCCGTTAGGAGAAGATGAGCGGATTTCAACGATTCTGCCGGTTGAAGAGTATAACGATGGCCACTTTGTCTTTATGGCAACATCTAAAGGTACTGTGAAGAAAACACCATTGGAGCAGTTTAGTCGCCCTCGCTCTTCAGGTTTAATTGCAGTAGATCTAGATGATGATGACCATCTAGTAGCAGCTGCTATTACTGATGGTGAAAGAGATGCCATGTTATTCAGTAGTGCGGGTAAAGCTATTCGCTTTAAAGAAGCAGATGTGCGAGCAATGGGCAGAACGGCCCGAGGTGTACGAGGTATTAAACTGCAAGAAGGCCAGCAAGTTATTTCATTGATTATTCCTGGTGAGACTGGCCAAGTGCTAACTGCCAGTGAAAATGGCTATGGAAAACGTACCCGTCTGGAAGACTTCCCTGTTTATGGTAGAGGTGGTCAGGGGGTTATTGCTATGCAAAGCAATGAGCGAAATGGCCCGTTAGTGGGAGCTACTTTGGTTGACGACGGTGATGAAATGATGCTGATCTCTGATCAGGGCACTTTAGTGAGAACCCGAGTAGACGAGATTTCTATATTAAGCCGAAATACTCAGGGTGTTCGCTTAATTAAGCTGGCGGGCGATGAGCACTTGGTGGGTATTGAGCGAGTCGCTGAGCCTGGGGAAGTACCCGAGGATGATGAAGCTGATGATAATGTTATGGATACTGAGGCTACTGATGAAGCGGCAGGTCCTGAAGATGACTTGCCTGCTGATGAGTAG
- a CDS encoding bifunctional prephenate dehydrogenase/3-phosphoshikimate 1-carboxyvinyltransferase: MNKSVTLSESVVLIVGLGLIGGSVAKAVKANQICGRVIACDCDEQALKLAKVKDIIDDYYLDLSEAVAQADLIVLAVPILSMEGIFTAIKGCDFTGKIITDVGSVKNNILTAMEQVFGQLLPQYIPGHPIAGSEQSGVMAAKADLFANHKVILTPHAFSDKQAVTIIAALWEKMGAEVLLMDVQRHDEVLAVTSHLPHLLAFSLVDTLATERDNQEIFRYAAGGFRDFTRIAASDPTMWHDIFVANKAAVLQALNDFTDGLEKLKVAVQTGNSQYMKGVFTRAKVAREHFSKMLARKAYLEPMKQQSLVYCSKPASCLTGTIRVPGDKSISHRSIILGSLAEGTTQVSGFLEGEDSLATLQAFRDMGVVIEGPHQGKVTIDGVGLHGLKPAPGPLYLGNSGTAMRLFAGLMAAQSFNVTLAGDESLSKRPMERVGNPLRSMGAVIDTEAGGTPPLKISGGQQLKGIKYNMPMASAQVKSCLLLAGMYAEGITEVTEPAPTRDHTERMLQGFGYPVEVVGDSIRITGGGKLSAADIEVPSDISSAAFFMVAASITSDSDLLIEHVGINPTRIGVINILKAMGADLTLKNERMVGGEPVADIQVKHAKLKGIEIPQDQVPLAIDEFPVLFVAAACAEGKTVLRGAEELRVKESDRIQAMADGLQALGVNATALPDGIEIVGGSITGGEVDSLGDHRIAMAFAVAGLVAQGAIVIKDCANVATSFPNFIELAQASGFNLTVEG; the protein is encoded by the coding sequence ATGAATAAATCCGTAACACTATCAGAGTCTGTTGTACTCATTGTTGGTTTGGGCCTGATTGGTGGCTCGGTTGCCAAAGCTGTTAAAGCAAATCAAATATGCGGCCGGGTGATTGCCTGTGACTGTGATGAGCAAGCACTTAAACTGGCTAAAGTAAAAGACATTATTGACGACTATTACCTTGATTTGTCTGAGGCGGTTGCGCAAGCCGACCTGATTGTGTTGGCTGTACCTATTTTAAGCATGGAAGGTATTTTTACAGCCATCAAAGGGTGTGATTTTACTGGAAAAATAATCACTGATGTGGGTAGTGTTAAAAATAATATCTTAACTGCTATGGAGCAGGTTTTTGGCCAGCTGCTTCCCCAATATATACCAGGGCATCCTATTGCGGGATCAGAGCAAAGCGGAGTGATGGCAGCGAAAGCAGATTTATTTGCAAATCATAAGGTAATTCTAACGCCCCACGCTTTTTCAGATAAGCAGGCAGTGACAATTATTGCTGCTTTATGGGAAAAAATGGGGGCAGAAGTTTTATTAATGGATGTTCAGCGCCATGATGAAGTGCTGGCTGTGACTAGCCATCTTCCCCATTTGCTAGCGTTTTCACTGGTTGATACCTTGGCTACTGAGCGAGATAACCAGGAGATTTTTCGCTACGCAGCGGGTGGCTTCAGAGATTTTACTCGTATTGCCGCCAGTGATCCCACCATGTGGCATGATATTTTTGTAGCAAATAAAGCAGCTGTTCTCCAAGCACTCAATGATTTCACTGACGGCCTTGAAAAATTAAAAGTGGCCGTTCAAACAGGAAACAGCCAATATATGAAAGGTGTTTTTACTCGAGCTAAAGTCGCTCGGGAACACTTTTCTAAAATGTTGGCACGAAAAGCATATCTAGAACCTATGAAGCAACAAAGTCTCGTTTATTGTTCAAAGCCTGCTAGTTGTTTGACTGGCACTATCCGTGTACCTGGAGACAAGTCTATTTCCCACCGCTCGATTATTTTGGGCTCACTGGCTGAGGGAACAACTCAAGTCAGTGGTTTTTTAGAAGGCGAAGATAGCCTTGCCACTTTGCAAGCATTTCGTGATATGGGAGTAGTGATAGAAGGTCCTCATCAAGGTAAAGTGACAATTGATGGTGTAGGGCTTCACGGTTTGAAGCCTGCACCAGGGCCTCTGTATTTAGGGAATTCTGGCACAGCCATGCGGTTGTTTGCTGGTTTAATGGCTGCGCAGTCTTTTAATGTCACATTGGCAGGGGATGAGTCCTTATCAAAACGGCCAATGGAGCGAGTGGGTAATCCTCTCAGATCAATGGGGGCAGTGATTGATACAGAAGCAGGCGGCACACCGCCCTTAAAAATCAGTGGTGGCCAGCAGCTTAAAGGTATTAAGTATAATATGCCAATGGCCAGTGCTCAGGTGAAGTCCTGCTTACTATTGGCTGGCATGTATGCAGAAGGGATTACTGAAGTGACTGAACCTGCACCGACTCGTGATCACACAGAACGTATGCTACAAGGCTTTGGTTACCCAGTAGAGGTGGTGGGTGACAGTATTCGTATAACAGGTGGGGGCAAATTGTCTGCCGCAGATATTGAAGTGCCTTCTGATATTTCTTCAGCAGCGTTTTTTATGGTAGCTGCTTCCATAACGTCAGACTCAGATTTGCTGATTGAGCATGTTGGAATAAACCCAACTCGAATTGGTGTGATTAATATTTTAAAAGCCATGGGGGCGGACTTAACCCTTAAAAATGAACGGATGGTGGGTGGCGAGCCCGTTGCCGATATTCAAGTAAAACATGCGAAGCTTAAGGGAATTGAAATACCCCAAGATCAAGTGCCACTTGCGATTGATGAATTTCCCGTATTGTTTGTGGCTGCTGCTTGTGCCGAAGGAAAAACAGTCTTACGTGGCGCTGAAGAGCTAAGAGTTAAAGAAAGTGATCGAATTCAGGCCATGGCTGATGGCTTACAAGCTCTTGGGGTAAACGCTACAGCACTGCCTGATGGTATTGAAATTGTGGGTGGTTCAATTACTGGTGGTGAAGTAGATAGTTTAGGCGATCATCGGATAGCAATGGCCTTTGCTGTAGCTGGGCTGGTTGCTCAAGGTGCAATCGTGATAAAAGACTGCGCCAATGTGGCTACTTCATTCCCAAATTTTATTGAGTTGGCTCAGGCATCTGGCTTTAACCTGACTGTTGAAGGCTAA
- the cmk gene encoding (d)CMP kinase, whose product MADLYFTKVPVITIDGPSGSGKGTVASLLANQLGWHLLDSGSLYRLTALAAQIHGVDLADEDNLKVLAAHLDVQFVAATETESAKIILEGERVERAIRAEDISLLASQVAALTQVRQALLERQRAFAEAPGLVADGRDMGTVVFPKAPLKIYLTASAEVRAERRFRQLKESGFSANIDQILEDICARDERDMKRATAPLKPAEDAIIIDTSRLTITEVVTKVMAEVEARGL is encoded by the coding sequence ATGGCAGATTTGTATTTTACCAAAGTGCCAGTCATAACAATCGACGGGCCCAGTGGTTCAGGAAAAGGCACAGTGGCTTCATTGTTGGCTAATCAGCTTGGCTGGCATTTGTTAGATAGTGGCTCTTTATATCGCTTAACTGCATTAGCTGCTCAAATTCATGGGGTTGACCTTGCTGATGAAGATAACTTAAAAGTGTTGGCTGCTCATTTAGATGTGCAATTTGTGGCTGCAACAGAAACTGAATCAGCCAAAATTATTCTAGAAGGTGAGCGAGTAGAGCGTGCAATACGTGCAGAAGATATCAGCTTACTGGCATCCCAAGTTGCGGCATTAACGCAAGTTAGACAAGCATTATTGGAGCGTCAACGGGCTTTTGCTGAAGCTCCTGGGTTGGTGGCTGATGGGCGTGATATGGGGACAGTTGTGTTTCCCAAGGCGCCCTTAAAAATTTATCTAACCGCATCAGCAGAGGTTCGTGCTGAAAGGCGCTTTAGGCAATTGAAAGAATCTGGTTTTAGTGCTAACATTGATCAGATTTTAGAAGATATTTGTGCTCGGGATGAGCGCGATATGAAGCGAGCAACTGCTCCATTAAAGCCTGCGGAAGACGCTATTATAATTGATACGTCTAGGCTAACCATTACTGAAGTTGTAACAAAAGTGATGGCTGAAGTGGAAGCTAGAGGCTTGTAA
- the pheA gene encoding prephenate dehydratase → MSEESAKNLKALREKIDDIDHKILTLISERANCAQQVAKVKKTFNADAFFYRPEREAQVLRSVMDSNQGPLNDEEMARLFREIMSACLALEQPIKVAYLGPEGTFTQAAALKHFGQSAISIPMSAIDEVFREVEAGAVNYGVVPVENSTEGVINHTLDSFIGSPLQICGEVELRIHHHLLIADTTKKDKISRIYSHAQSFAQCRKWLDSHYPHAERIAVNSNAEAAKRIKSEWHSAAIAGDMAAELYSLEKISEKIEDRPDNSTRFLIIGNQAVPASGDDKTSIVVAMRNQPGALHALLEPFHTHNVDLTRVETRPSTSGTWNYVFFIDFIGHIDNEDVSKVLVEVGRRASELKVLGSYPKGVL, encoded by the coding sequence ATGTCTGAAGAATCAGCAAAAAATTTAAAAGCATTGCGTGAAAAAATAGATGATATTGATCATAAAATCTTAACTTTGATTAGTGAACGTGCTAACTGTGCTCAGCAAGTGGCTAAGGTTAAGAAGACATTTAATGCAGATGCTTTTTTTTATCGGCCAGAACGGGAAGCTCAAGTATTACGCAGTGTAATGGATAGTAACCAGGGACCATTAAATGATGAAGAAATGGCTCGGTTGTTCCGTGAAATTATGTCTGCCTGTTTGGCGCTGGAGCAACCAATTAAAGTGGCTTATTTAGGCCCTGAAGGTACCTTTACTCAAGCTGCAGCTTTGAAACATTTTGGCCAGTCGGCAATTAGTATTCCAATGTCAGCTATTGATGAGGTTTTCCGTGAGGTAGAAGCAGGTGCTGTGAATTACGGTGTAGTGCCAGTTGAAAACTCCACTGAAGGGGTGATCAATCACACCCTAGATAGCTTTATTGGCTCTCCCTTGCAAATATGTGGTGAGGTTGAGTTGAGAATTCATCATCACTTGCTCATTGCTGATACAACGAAAAAAGACAAAATCTCTCGTATTTATTCTCATGCGCAGTCATTTGCCCAGTGCCGTAAATGGTTGGACTCTCATTATCCTCATGCGGAGCGGATAGCTGTCAATAGTAATGCTGAAGCTGCCAAGCGAATTAAGTCGGAGTGGCACTCTGCTGCTATTGCTGGTGATATGGCAGCAGAATTATATAGTTTAGAAAAAATCTCAGAAAAAATTGAAGATCGCCCAGACAACTCAACTCGATTTTTAATTATTGGTAATCAAGCTGTGCCTGCCAGTGGTGATGATAAAACTTCTATAGTAGTTGCCATGCGTAACCAGCCTGGAGCGCTTCATGCGTTACTTGAACCATTCCATACCCATAATGTGGACTTAACTCGAGTGGAAACTCGTCCCTCAACCAGCGGCACGTGGAATTATGTTTTCTTTATCGACTTTATTGGACATATTGATAATGAAGACGTGAGCAAAGTATTAGTAGAGGTAGGTCGCCGAGCATCTGAGTTGAAGGTATTGGGGTCTTATCCTAAAGGGGTTTTATAA